A stretch of Apostichopus japonicus isolate 1M-3 chromosome 9, ASM3797524v1, whole genome shotgun sequence DNA encodes these proteins:
- the LOC139973776 gene encoding uncharacterized protein, producing MFEIVQTTSSFFLYQRAEYPRDCHEVLSQCPSSRNDGVYVIKPDGYPEPFEVSCNNSLGDGGWTVIQRRKDSSINFNRTWDEYENGFGFLSHEFWLGNEKISYITNQRKYQLRMDITTESGCSFFVTYETFRISDSFSNYKLFSTGEYTGTADPCIEWCPTNKVLIRCKCEGSCADPTCTESCSSTPTCVCPDGFLMDGEDCIPREDCGCFIEEAGKGQGVVLAEGEVYVNPSCTKRCSCNSGMLSCDDTYRCSPNANCEERIGILKCYCNTGYTGDGVRCTQATSPDCGGLREEISNSIQSIQPAGQDVSFQVTCDVTDGGGWLVFQRRVDSSVDFNLYWDDYKDGFGELYGSLWLGNDKLAALTSQTQYELRIDFVSKSGEHYYAKYSSFSVGNEGTNYLLSVSGYDSSSTVGFDAMRYHSGKEFSTRDEDNDDDSNYNYAEYSSSAWWYYSKHFCDLNAPYTGTFTIYWYKFPGGYYNIRSTEMKIRPRT from the exons atgtttgaaatagtACAGACCA CGTCATCGTTTTTCCTCTACCAACGTGCTGAATATCCACGAGACTGCCATGAAGTGCTAAGCCAATGTCCATCGTCTAGAAACGATGGTGTTTACGTCATCAAACCAGACGGCTATCCTGAACCTTTTGAAGTATCTTGTAACAACAGTCTAGGTgatggtggatggacg GTCATACAGAGACGAAAGGATAGTTCAATCAACTTCAACCGTACGTGGGACGAATATGAAAACGGTTTTGGTTTCCTTTCTCATGAATTTTGGCTCGGCAATGAGAAGATATCCTACATCACCAATCAGAGGAAATATCAGCTCCGCATGGATATAACTACAGAATCCGGTTGTTCATTCTTCGTGACGTATGAAACTTTCCGCATCAGTGACAGCTTCAGTAATTACAAACTGTTTAGCACTGGAGAATATACCGGAACAGCAG ACCCATGCATCGAGTGGTGTCCCACCAACAAGGTTCTCATCAGGTGTAAATGCGAAGGTTCATGCGCCGATCCTACATGCACCGAATCATGCTCTAGTACACCCACTTGCGTTTGTCCCGATGGGTTCTTGATGGACGGGGAAGACTGTATACCTAGAGAGGACTGTGGTTGCTTCATAGAGGAAGCGGGAAAAGGCCAAGGAGTAGTCCTAGCG GAAGGTGAAGTATATGTGAACCCTTCTTGTACCAAACGATGTTCTTGCAACAGCGGTATGTTAAGCTGTGACGATACATACCGGTGCAGTCCCAATGCTAACTGTGAGGAACGAATaggtatattaaaatgttactgTAACACAGGGTACACGGGCGATGGAGTCCGGTGTACTCAAGCCACTTCCCCAGACTGTGGTGGATTAAGAGAAGAAATATCGAATAGCATCCAAAGTATACAACCAGCTGGGCAAGATGTGTCATTTCAGGTCACATGCGATGTCACAGATGGAGGAGGCTGGTTG GTTTTTCAACGCCGTGTTGATAGTAGTGTCGACTTTAACCTATACTGGGACGATTACAAAGATGGTTTCGGCGAGCTCTATGGAAGTTTATGGCTTGGCAATGACAAACTTGCAGCGTTAACGAGCCAAACTCAATATGAACTAAGAATAGACTTTGTTTCCAAATCTGGAGAACATTACTATGCTAAGTACAGTTCCTTCAGCGTAGGCAATGAGGGAACTAATTACTTACTCAGCGTTAGTGGTTATGACTCTTCCAGTACAGTAG GTTTCGACGCTATGCGTTATCACAGCGGTAAAGAATTCTCTACACGCGATGAGGACAACGACGATGATTCTAATTACAACTATGCCGAATATTCTAGTAGCGCATGGTGGTACTATTCTAAACATTTTTGTGACCTCAATGCACCTTACACTGGAACTTTTACCATTTATTGGTATAAATTCCCCGGTGGTTATTACAACATAAGatcaacagaaatgaaaatacgACCTCGAACCTGA
- the LOC139974229 gene encoding microfibril-associated glycoprotein 4-like yields the protein MDITTESGCSFFVTYETFRISDSFSHYKLVSTGEYTGTTDPCIVWCPTNKVLNRCKCEGSCADPTCTESCSTTPTCVCPDGFLMDGEDCIPREDCGCFIEEAEKGQGVVLAEGEVYVNPSCTKRCSCNSGLLSCDDTYRCSPNANCEERRGILKCYCNTGYTGDGVRCIQATSPDCGGLRGEISNSIQSIQPAGQDVPFQVTCDVTDGGGWLVFQRRVDSSVDFYLYWDDYKNGFGDIDGNFWLGNDKLAALMSQTQYELRIDFVSKSGEHYYAKYSSFSVGNEGTNYLLSVSGYDSSSTVGYDAMRYHNGEEFSTRDEDNDDDSYSYYYNIADYYSSAWWYGYYYYCDLNPPYTGSYTIYWYNFPGGHYNIRSTEMKIRPRT from the exons ATGGATATAACTACAGAATCCGGTTGTTCATTCTTCGTGACGTATGAAACTTTCCGCATCAGTGACAGCTTCAGTCATTACAAACTGGTTAGCACCGGAGAGTATACCGGAACAACAG ACCCATGCATCGTGTGGTGTCCCACCAACAAGGTTCTCAACAGGTGTAAATGCGAAGGTTCATGCGCCGATCCTACATGCACCGAATCATGCTCTACTACACCCACTTGCGTTTGTCCCGATGGGTTCTTGATGGACGGGGAAGACTGTATACCTAGAGAGGACTGTGGTTGCTTCATAGAGGAAGCGGAGAAAGGCCAAGGAGTAGTCCTAGCG GAAGGTGAAGTATATGTGAACCCTTCTTGTACCAAGCGATGTTCTTGCAACAGCGGTCTGTTAAGCTGTGACGATACATACCGTTGCAGTCCCAATGCTAACTGTGAGGAACGACGAGGTATATTAAAGTGTTACTGTAACACAGGGTACACGGGCGACGGAGTCCGGTGTATTCAAGCCACTTCCCCAGACTGTGGTGGATTAAGAGGAGAAATATCGAATAGCATCCAAAGTATACAACCAGCTGGGCAAGATGTGCCATTTCAGGTCACGTGCGATGTCACAGATGGAGGAGGCTGGTTG GTTTTTCAACGCCGTGTTGATAGTAGTGTCGACTTTTACCTATACTGGGACGATTACAAAAATGGTTTCGGCGATATCGATGGAAATttctggcttggaaatgacAAACTTGCAGCGTTGATGAGCCAAACACAATATGAGCTAAGAATAGACTTTGTTTCCAAATCTGGAGAACATTACTATGCAAAGTACAGTTCCTTTAGTGTAGGCAATGAGGGAACTAATTACCTACTCAGCGTCAGTGGTTATGACTCTTCCAGTACAGTAG GTTACGACGCTATGCGTTATCACAACGGTGAAGAATTCTCTACACGAGATGAGGACAACGACGATgattcttattcttattattataatattgccGATTATTATAGTAGCGCATGGTGGTacggttattattattattgtgaccTCAATCCACCGTACACTGGATCGTATACCATTTATTGGTATAATTTCCCTGGCGGTCATTACAACATAAGgtcaacagaaatgaaaatacgGCCTCGAACCTGA